One window of Vibrio atlanticus genomic DNA carries:
- a CDS encoding TRAP transporter large permease → MESYLTLILFGGFLTLLILGAPITVSLAGASMAAYMLLDKNPIALVQIAFTSVGNFPLMALPAFVLAGALMEAAGISKRLVDIAESLAGPVTGGLGAATVMACLFFGAISGSGPATTAAVGMLMVPAMVKRDYDKSYASAVTAASGGLGIIIPPSIPLVIFGISAMGLMAPPEAIAQHGQFASLSIPKLFVAGVVPGFIMASTLVVTNYFIAKREGYKGLSENWSFGEVRHALRRGIWSILAPFLILGGIYSGMFTPTESAVVAIFYSLFVGVFIHRELSFKSTIKSLSTTTWITGRVLLILFAATVFGRLLIEQKIPVVVAESLLGFTDNMYMVWALTIVLLLFVGMFMETLAAIMIIVPVLLPIMYMLGADPTHVGIVVVCTLSIGFATPPLGENIFVASGIGGATVEQITAKIHPFVLASVVGVFVIAFFPQITLWLPSLVGY, encoded by the coding sequence ATGGAATCCTATTTAACTCTAATTTTATTTGGTGGCTTCTTAACCCTGTTAATTCTGGGTGCACCAATCACAGTATCACTGGCCGGTGCTTCAATGGCGGCCTATATGTTGCTCGACAAAAATCCCATCGCTTTAGTACAAATCGCGTTTACTTCGGTGGGTAACTTCCCGTTAATGGCGCTGCCAGCCTTTGTTCTTGCTGGCGCATTAATGGAGGCGGCGGGTATTTCCAAACGTCTGGTGGATATTGCAGAGAGCTTAGCCGGACCCGTGACGGGTGGCCTTGGCGCTGCAACCGTGATGGCGTGTTTGTTTTTTGGTGCTATCTCAGGTTCTGGCCCTGCAACCACCGCTGCGGTAGGCATGCTAATGGTGCCTGCAATGGTTAAGCGAGATTACGATAAGAGTTACGCATCGGCAGTAACGGCTGCATCAGGGGGCTTGGGGATCATCATTCCGCCATCCATCCCGTTAGTTATTTTCGGCATCTCAGCAATGGGATTAATGGCACCGCCTGAAGCCATCGCTCAACACGGGCAATTTGCTTCTTTATCTATTCCTAAATTGTTTGTTGCAGGCGTTGTTCCTGGCTTCATCATGGCATCTACACTCGTTGTCACTAACTATTTCATTGCCAAGCGAGAAGGCTATAAAGGGCTGTCTGAGAATTGGTCATTTGGCGAAGTAAGACACGCTTTGCGCCGCGGCATATGGTCGATACTGGCTCCATTTTTGATTCTCGGAGGTATCTATAGCGGTATGTTCACACCAACAGAGTCAGCGGTTGTGGCAATTTTCTATTCGCTGTTTGTGGGTGTGTTTATTCACCGAGAGTTATCGTTCAAAAGCACCATCAAATCATTATCGACAACCACATGGATTACCGGGCGTGTGTTGCTGATTCTATTCGCTGCAACGGTATTTGGTCGCTTGTTAATCGAACAAAAAATTCCGGTCGTGGTTGCTGAGTCATTATTAGGTTTTACTGACAACATGTACATGGTGTGGGCACTGACTATTGTGCTATTGCTTTTCGTCGGTATGTTCATGGAAACGTTAGCCGCGATCATGATTATCGTGCCAGTGCTGCTGCCAATCATGTACATGCTAGGCGCGGATCCAACCCACGTAGGCATTGTGGTGGTGTGTACGTTATCGATAGGTTTTGCTACACCGCCGCTCGGTGAAAATATCTTTGTCGCCTCGGGGATAGGCGGGGCCACGGTCGAGCAGATCACCGCGAAGATCCATCCCTTTGTTCTTGCATCCGTGGTGGGCGTATTCGTTATCGCTTTCTTCCCACAAATTACGCTTTGGCTACCGTCCTTAGTGGGCTATTAG
- a CDS encoding cache domain-containing protein — MNISRIILIGCAVFAVISGIGLRAEHSETAKENEPVNVLDISEPHVVSDAERRAKTLLAKAVVHVQKEGDESVQDFMSDAEYIDGELYVFALGIDGQFLASGGSSMVLVGDSVLDTQDVYGNPFFREMITKAVHNGFGEVKYHWTNPTDRMGEPKTTFFERVGDVIVAVGYYPERSSAAEAKNLLARAMTAIVESEQESLTEFNDAEGSFVEGDLYVFVMDMSSGKLLAHGVSPELVGRSHNEILSPDDKPILTEMLNLAKENGRGVYTYRWLNPLSSKVETKHTYYRVIDNKLVGVGYYTKSNNT, encoded by the coding sequence ATGAATATATCAAGAATTATCCTTATTGGTTGTGCCGTATTTGCTGTGATCAGTGGCATTGGATTGCGTGCTGAACATTCAGAAACAGCAAAAGAAAACGAGCCAGTCAATGTGCTCGATATTTCAGAGCCACATGTGGTCAGTGACGCGGAAAGAAGAGCCAAAACCCTGCTTGCGAAAGCGGTAGTGCACGTGCAAAAAGAAGGCGATGAAAGCGTTCAAGACTTCATGAGCGATGCTGAATACATCGATGGTGAGTTGTATGTATTCGCTTTGGGGATTGATGGCCAATTCCTTGCCAGTGGCGGTTCTTCAATGGTGTTGGTGGGCGACAGTGTTTTAGACACTCAGGACGTTTACGGTAATCCATTTTTCCGTGAAATGATCACTAAAGCAGTACACAACGGTTTTGGTGAAGTGAAGTATCACTGGACCAATCCGACAGATCGCATGGGAGAGCCTAAAACCACCTTCTTTGAGCGAGTGGGCGATGTGATCGTCGCTGTGGGCTATTACCCAGAACGTTCCAGTGCTGCTGAGGCGAAGAATTTATTGGCGAGAGCCATGACCGCGATAGTGGAGTCAGAACAAGAGAGCCTGACTGAATTCAATGACGCTGAGGGTAGCTTTGTTGAAGGAGATTTGTATGTGTTTGTGATGGATATGAGCTCTGGAAAGCTACTTGCACATGGTGTATCCCCTGAGCTTGTTGGACGTTCACATAACGAAATTCTAAGCCCTGACGATAAGCCAATTCTCACTGAGATGTTAAATCTCGCCAAAGAAAATGGCCGTGGTGTTTACACCTATCGATGGCTAAATCCCCTGTCGAGCAAAGTCGAAACCAAGCACACCTATTATCGAGTGATTGACAATAAGTTGGTTGGGGTCGGTTATTACACAAAATCAAACAACACGTAA
- a CDS encoding malate synthase, producing MNMLTLDKTELHRNHSTFIAEAVFAVEMVKADKQLEKQKMAKQLLDTLFPLEAGSHEDAVSYEIDYRHVQVYFKNGEHTGLKRAKHFVAYAGDKSKPSSILFRDESGTHVEVTIGARKGTGNLELVNIEDIQLETCTTFGQTEANLSSGIRHWVSLVKGDESGRPSASSEDKEFTEKNGEDYNLGFCFAI from the coding sequence ATGAATATGCTGACACTAGACAAAACAGAACTTCACAGAAACCATTCAACATTTATTGCTGAAGCTGTCTTTGCCGTAGAAATGGTGAAAGCAGACAAGCAACTCGAAAAACAAAAAATGGCGAAACAGTTGCTTGATACTCTATTCCCTTTAGAGGCAGGTTCACACGAAGATGCAGTGAGCTACGAGATTGATTATCGACATGTTCAGGTTTACTTCAAAAACGGCGAGCACACTGGCCTGAAAAGAGCGAAGCACTTTGTCGCTTATGCGGGTGATAAATCTAAACCATCGTCAATTCTATTTCGAGACGAGAGCGGTACCCATGTTGAAGTGACGATAGGTGCTCGCAAAGGAACTGGTAATTTAGAGTTAGTGAACATCGAAGACATTCAATTAGAGACATGCACCACGTTTGGCCAAACTGAAGCGAACCTCTCTTCTGGTATTCGCCACTGGGTTAGCTTAGTGAAGGGTGATGAAAGCGGCCGACCAAGCGCATCGAGTGAAGATAAAGAGTTCACTGAAAAGAATGGCGAAGATTATAACCTAGGCTTTTGTTTCGCGATTTAA
- a CDS encoding BCCT family transporter, whose product MSFKSKKYSIDSTDYQVGQDNVSKWGMDVHNTVFIASVGLSLLFIITLLALPPADAKAAIDSIKGAVLSKFDFLFMWGANIMLAFAFVLAFSPLGKIRLGGEDATADYSMSSWIAMLFAAGMGIGLIFWGVAEPTAFFTNWFGTPLDAEPFTEAGRELALGATVFHWGFHAWAIYGMTALCLAYFVYNKGLPLSMRSVFYPILGERVWGKTGDVIDVLTVLVTLFGLATSLGLGGTQAASGISHVFGLENNIYLQQSIIVLIMGLAIISVMRGMDGGVKFLSNLNMVIAFIFLGLIAVLNFTTVLDSVATAATGYVKNIVALSQSAGREDTTWLHGWTVFYWAWWVAYAPFFGMFVARISKGRTVREFLLCVLIIPTLVTSAWMSIFGGVAIEQVINHVGQLGLDQGITDVSLSLFYMLDAYSFGSILSVLAVALIIVFFVTTLDSGSIVIDGMTAGGKLEVPVKQKVVWAVISGAIAMVMLWIGGTQSIQALQSITIIAALPFTIILLIGCFSLLKGLLTEVDKGQENVSETAK is encoded by the coding sequence ATGAGTTTTAAATCAAAAAAATACAGTATCGATTCTACTGACTATCAAGTTGGTCAAGATAACGTCAGTAAATGGGGCATGGATGTCCACAACACTGTCTTCATAGCCTCAGTAGGCTTATCTCTTCTCTTCATCATCACTCTTCTTGCTCTTCCTCCAGCAGACGCTAAAGCTGCTATTGATTCTATTAAGGGTGCTGTTTTATCAAAGTTTGACTTCCTGTTTATGTGGGGAGCTAACATCATGCTAGCGTTTGCTTTTGTTCTAGCATTTTCACCGTTGGGTAAAATTCGTCTAGGTGGCGAAGACGCGACGGCGGACTATTCGATGTCATCTTGGATTGCGATGTTATTCGCAGCCGGTATGGGTATCGGGCTTATTTTCTGGGGCGTTGCTGAGCCAACCGCGTTCTTCACTAACTGGTTCGGCACACCATTAGATGCGGAACCTTTTACAGAAGCAGGCCGTGAACTGGCACTAGGTGCAACCGTATTCCACTGGGGCTTTCATGCATGGGCTATCTATGGCATGACGGCGCTTTGTCTAGCGTACTTTGTTTACAACAAAGGCTTACCGCTATCAATGCGTTCTGTGTTTTACCCAATACTGGGTGAACGAGTTTGGGGTAAAACAGGTGATGTGATCGACGTACTAACGGTACTGGTTACTCTGTTTGGCCTTGCGACTTCATTGGGCCTAGGTGGTACGCAAGCAGCAAGTGGTATTAGCCACGTGTTTGGCTTGGAAAACAACATCTACCTTCAGCAATCTATTATCGTTTTGATTATGGGCTTGGCGATCATCTCTGTGATGCGTGGCATGGACGGTGGTGTTAAGTTCCTAAGTAACCTGAACATGGTTATTGCGTTCATATTCCTTGGTCTTATCGCTGTATTGAACTTTACGACAGTGCTTGATTCTGTGGCGACTGCGGCAACGGGCTACGTGAAAAACATCGTAGCGTTGAGCCAAAGTGCGGGTCGTGAAGACACAACATGGCTGCATGGCTGGACTGTGTTCTACTGGGCATGGTGGGTTGCGTATGCACCATTCTTCGGTATGTTCGTAGCGCGTATTTCTAAGGGCCGTACAGTTCGTGAGTTCCTACTTTGCGTACTGATTATCCCAACATTGGTGACGTCGGCTTGGATGTCGATCTTCGGTGGCGTAGCTATCGAGCAAGTAATTAACCATGTGGGACAACTTGGCCTCGACCAAGGCATTACAGACGTATCTCTAAGCTTGTTCTACATGCTAGATGCTTACTCGTTCGGTAGCATTCTGTCAGTTCTCGCAGTCGCACTGATCATTGTGTTCTTCGTTACAACGCTAGACTCAGGCTCTATCGTTATCGATGGCATGACAGCGGGTGGTAAACTAGAAGTGCCAGTGAAACAGAAAGTGGTTTGGGCGGTTATCTCAGGTGCTATCGCGATGGTGATGTTGTGGATTGGTGGTACTCAATCTATTCAAGCTCTGCAATCGATCACGATCATTGCTGCATTGCCGTTTACGATTATTCTTCTGATTGGCTGTTTTAGCTTGTTGAAAGGTCTACTGACTGAAGTAGATAAAGGACAAGAAAACGTTAGTGAAACCGCTAAATAA
- a CDS encoding M14 family metallopeptidase, which yields MKSESTYPIGKPGQKWQQAEREAWLAQRTVKREYQQEVVPKIKALAERFDIEQYGALSYDEARFPLFAIKSKNWDESKPTILVTGGVHGYETSGVHGAIKFAATQAEKYAAHFNIVVAPCVSPWGYEVINRWNPNAVDPNRSFYNGTPAEESANLRALVASLSEVLVHVDLHETTDSDETEFRPALAARDGIEYIEGMIPDGFYTVGDTENPQPEFQAAVIASVEKVTHIAPADDEGKIIGSDVTQHGVINYPMKKLGLCGGVTDCKYGTTTEVYPDSDKVTDEECNDAQVAAVVGALDYVIQHELNA from the coding sequence ATGAAAAGTGAATCTACCTACCCAATTGGTAAGCCAGGACAAAAGTGGCAACAAGCAGAACGTGAAGCATGGTTAGCTCAAAGAACGGTTAAGCGTGAATACCAACAAGAAGTTGTGCCAAAGATTAAAGCACTTGCAGAGCGTTTTGATATCGAACAATACGGTGCACTGAGCTACGACGAAGCTCGCTTCCCACTTTTCGCAATCAAGAGCAAAAACTGGGACGAGTCAAAGCCGACGATTCTGGTAACCGGTGGTGTTCACGGTTACGAAACCAGTGGTGTACATGGCGCTATCAAATTTGCAGCGACCCAAGCAGAGAAATACGCAGCGCACTTCAACATTGTAGTAGCACCTTGTGTAAGCCCTTGGGGTTACGAAGTGATCAACCGCTGGAACCCAAATGCTGTTGATCCAAACCGCTCTTTCTATAACGGTACGCCAGCAGAAGAATCAGCAAACCTACGAGCTTTAGTGGCCTCTTTGTCAGAAGTATTGGTTCACGTTGACCTGCATGAGACGACAGACTCTGATGAAACTGAATTCCGACCAGCACTCGCTGCTCGTGATGGTATTGAGTACATCGAAGGTATGATCCCAGATGGTTTCTACACGGTTGGCGATACAGAAAACCCGCAACCAGAATTCCAAGCGGCAGTAATTGCTTCAGTAGAAAAAGTAACGCACATTGCGCCTGCGGATGACGAAGGCAAGATCATTGGTTCAGACGTCACTCAACACGGTGTGATCAACTACCCAATGAAGAAACTTGGCTTATGTGGCGGCGTGACCGACTGTAAGTACGGAACAACCACAGAGGTTTACCCAGACAGCGACAAAGTGACTGACGAAGAGTGTAATGATGCTCAAGTTGCTGCTGTAGTCGGTGCTTTGGATTACGTAATTCAACATGAATTGAACGCGTAA
- a CDS encoding DUF808 domain-containing protein, translating to MAGASLLTLLDDIATVLDDVALMSKVAAKKTAGVLGDDLALNAQQVSGVSAEREIPVVWAVAKGSFKNKLILVPAALLISAFIPWLIMPLLVIGGLFLCFEGAEKILEKLFPHAHQHDEKEEDTSNGESIEEYEKRKVSGAIRTDFILSAEIIVIALGTVTGTSILTQILVVSLIAVVMTIGVYGLVAGIVKLDDLGFYLQRTSNGSTIKTRLGNGLVAFAPKLMKMLAVVGTAAMFLVGGGIVVHNVPAIHHLIEPIIMDFSGHTIATAVVPTLLNGVIGFLAGLVVVAVWTAIGKMRGK from the coding sequence ATGGCTGGAGCAAGTTTATTAACACTGCTAGATGACATTGCAACCGTGTTGGATGATGTCGCATTGATGTCTAAGGTGGCAGCTAAAAAAACCGCAGGCGTATTGGGTGACGATTTAGCTCTTAACGCTCAGCAGGTATCCGGTGTTTCTGCTGAAAGAGAAATCCCAGTGGTATGGGCGGTCGCAAAAGGCTCATTTAAAAATAAGCTGATTTTGGTTCCGGCGGCATTATTGATCAGTGCGTTCATCCCTTGGTTGATCATGCCACTACTCGTGATTGGTGGTCTGTTTCTTTGTTTTGAAGGGGCGGAGAAAATCTTAGAGAAGCTCTTTCCTCATGCTCATCAACATGACGAGAAGGAAGAGGATACGAGTAATGGTGAATCCATAGAGGAATATGAGAAGAGAAAGGTCTCAGGCGCGATTCGTACCGACTTCATATTATCTGCGGAAATCATTGTGATTGCGCTAGGTACCGTAACGGGTACAAGTATCCTTACTCAGATTCTTGTCGTGAGTTTGATAGCCGTTGTGATGACGATTGGTGTTTATGGCTTAGTGGCAGGGATCGTTAAGCTGGATGATTTAGGTTTCTATCTCCAGCGCACGTCGAATGGCAGTACCATTAAAACCCGTTTGGGTAATGGGTTAGTCGCCTTTGCACCAAAGCTGATGAAGATGCTTGCTGTGGTCGGTACAGCTGCGATGTTCTTGGTTGGTGGCGGTATTGTGGTGCATAACGTTCCTGCGATTCATCATTTAATTGAACCGATTATTATGGATTTTAGTGGACATACGATTGCGACAGCGGTGGTACCGACGCTATTAAACGGTGTGATTGGGTTTTTAGCTGGCTTGGTTGTCGTTGCTGTTTGGACTGCGATTGGAAAAATGCGCGGTAAGTAA
- the pyrC gene encoding dihydroorotase — protein sequence MTQLTITRPDDWHVHLRDGEVLKDTVRDISRYNGRALIMPNTIPPVTDTEMALAYRERIMAEQPSEQFQPLMALYLTDNTTPDEIRKAKESGAVVAAKLYPAGATTNSDSGVTSAQKIYHVLEAMQEVGMLLLVHGEVTAHDVDIFDREKEFLDTVLAPIVNDFPNLKIVLEHITTADAATFVKNANENVAATITAHHLLYNRNHMLVGGIKPHFYCLPILKRNTHQLALIEAATSGSKKFFLGTDSAPHAKGAKESACGCAGSYTAHAAVELYAEVFDLEGKIENLEAFASHNGPDFYGMPRNADTITLVKEEWNVAETMPFGSDIVVPIRGGETIAWAVK from the coding sequence ATGACACAACTTACGATTACTCGTCCTGACGACTGGCACGTTCATCTACGCGATGGCGAAGTATTAAAAGATACAGTCCGCGATATCAGCCGCTACAATGGTCGAGCGTTAATCATGCCAAACACCATCCCACCGGTAACCGATACCGAAATGGCTCTTGCTTACCGTGAACGCATCATGGCAGAGCAGCCAAGTGAACAGTTCCAGCCTCTAATGGCACTTTACCTAACAGACAACACAACACCTGACGAAATTCGCAAAGCGAAAGAATCTGGCGCTGTTGTAGCGGCGAAGCTATACCCTGCTGGCGCGACGACAAACTCAGATTCAGGCGTAACTTCAGCTCAAAAGATTTACCACGTGTTAGAAGCGATGCAAGAAGTGGGTATGTTGCTACTTGTACACGGTGAAGTAACGGCTCACGATGTTGATATCTTCGACCGTGAAAAAGAGTTCCTAGACACAGTTCTAGCACCGATTGTTAACGACTTCCCTAACCTGAAGATCGTTCTAGAGCACATCACAACTGCAGATGCAGCGACTTTCGTTAAGAACGCTAACGAGAACGTAGCGGCAACCATCACAGCTCACCACTTGCTTTATAACCGCAACCACATGTTGGTTGGCGGCATTAAGCCACATTTCTACTGCCTCCCTATTCTTAAGCGCAACACACACCAGTTAGCACTTATCGAAGCGGCAACAAGCGGTAGCAAGAAGTTCTTCTTGGGTACAGACTCTGCGCCACACGCTAAAGGTGCTAAAGAGTCAGCATGTGGTTGTGCAGGTTCTTACACAGCACACGCTGCGGTTGAACTGTACGCTGAAGTATTCGACTTAGAAGGCAAGATTGAGAACCTAGAAGCGTTCGCGAGCCACAATGGTCCGGATTTCTACGGCATGCCACGTAATGCAGACACCATCACTCTTGTTAAAGAAGAATGGAATGTTGCTGAAACGATGCCTTTCGGTTCAGACATTGTTGTACCAATCCGTGGCGGCGAGACGATCGCTTGGGCTGTAAAATAA
- a CDS encoding YqaE/Pmp3 family membrane protein, giving the protein MNKLVIIILCVLLPPVGVFFARGAGKDLLINIILTFFFWVPGMIHGLWVATR; this is encoded by the coding sequence ATGAACAAACTCGTCATTATCATCTTATGTGTACTGCTTCCACCTGTTGGTGTGTTCTTCGCTCGTGGTGCAGGTAAAGATTTGCTGATTAACATCATCCTTACTTTCTTCTTCTGGGTTCCAGGAATGATCCATGGTCTGTGGGTAGCCACCCGCTAA
- a CDS encoding MOSC N-terminal beta barrel domain-containing protein: MDQKASGQQPSLSQINVFPVKSVGGISLSSAWVEKQGLTFDRRFMLALADGSMITARKYPKMVKVSSSLQPDGLIFTYEGKEPLRLKYANFKMQEAPATVWKDSFTAYTTNDEADDWFSDVLGVRVELLFSGEQSNRVREKLGQNVSFADGYPMLVISQASLDELNRRSPEAHSMDQFRTNFVVSNTEAFAEDGWKRIRIGEVEFEAVKPCERCILTTVDVERGEFRATKEPLNTFSTFRANERGGVFFGQNLVAKNEGLVKAGDVVEVLETKEKEHYEDTWVESLHLTCVEREEIARDFTTFWLEPAKENHSLPSYQPGQHLPIEMVIDGEKVSRRYTLSSSPSRAGRLAISVKRVDDGQISNWLNDHFQVGDTLVAQNPDGAFYLEANPTHPLLLLSAGSGITPMLSMLRYLADHGQIDDVVFYHQCSSEEDIPYQAEINKIASEHAGLRVIYSLSQPTKEWDGLSGRLSVSHVAKIEDLHKRQAFVCGPDGFMDNAKKLLIQMGLNPQHYHQEAFGVAQATEEAVKQLQLSVNGYLFEGNNQSTLLEQAELAGVSIASSCRAGFCGACKVTLESGQVHQPDVPALQEHERNMGQILACCSVPQTDIEVVD; this comes from the coding sequence ATGGATCAAAAGGCTTCAGGTCAACAGCCTTCCTTATCTCAAATCAATGTGTTTCCGGTTAAATCAGTAGGCGGGATCTCGCTCTCTTCTGCTTGGGTTGAAAAACAAGGTCTTACTTTCGACAGACGTTTTATGTTGGCACTGGCTGACGGTTCGATGATCACGGCGCGTAAGTATCCGAAAATGGTCAAGGTATCTTCAAGCTTGCAGCCTGACGGTTTGATCTTCACTTATGAAGGCAAAGAGCCTTTGCGTCTAAAGTATGCAAATTTCAAGATGCAAGAAGCACCAGCAACGGTTTGGAAAGACAGTTTTACGGCTTACACCACCAATGATGAAGCCGATGATTGGTTCAGTGATGTGCTTGGAGTTCGTGTTGAGCTATTGTTCTCTGGTGAGCAATCGAATCGTGTTCGTGAAAAACTCGGTCAGAATGTCAGTTTCGCTGATGGTTACCCAATGTTAGTGATCAGCCAAGCCTCTCTAGATGAGCTTAATCGCCGCAGCCCTGAAGCTCACTCGATGGATCAGTTCCGCACCAACTTTGTTGTTTCGAATACCGAAGCCTTTGCTGAAGATGGTTGGAAGCGTATCCGTATCGGTGAGGTTGAGTTCGAAGCGGTGAAGCCTTGTGAGCGTTGTATCCTAACGACGGTTGATGTTGAGCGTGGCGAATTTAGAGCAACAAAAGAGCCGCTTAATACCTTTTCTACATTCAGAGCTAATGAGCGTGGTGGCGTTTTCTTTGGTCAGAATCTTGTGGCTAAAAATGAAGGTTTGGTTAAAGCGGGTGATGTGGTTGAAGTACTCGAAACCAAAGAGAAAGAGCATTATGAAGACACTTGGGTTGAGTCGCTGCATCTAACCTGTGTTGAGCGCGAAGAGATTGCTCGTGACTTTACGACCTTTTGGTTAGAGCCTGCCAAAGAAAACCATTCATTGCCAAGTTATCAGCCAGGGCAACATCTTCCGATTGAGATGGTGATTGATGGCGAGAAGGTTTCTCGTCGTTACACGTTATCTTCTAGCCCTTCACGAGCGGGTCGTTTAGCGATTTCAGTGAAGCGAGTGGACGATGGTCAAATCTCTAACTGGTTAAATGATCACTTCCAAGTGGGTGATACTTTGGTTGCTCAAAATCCAGATGGTGCGTTCTACTTAGAAGCGAATCCAACTCATCCACTACTGCTTTTGTCTGCAGGCAGTGGTATTACGCCAATGCTATCGATGCTTCGCTACCTAGCCGACCATGGTCAAATTGATGATGTGGTTTTCTATCATCAATGCAGCAGCGAAGAAGACATCCCTTATCAAGCTGAAATTAATAAAATCGCCAGTGAGCACGCGGGTCTTCGTGTGATTTATTCATTAAGCCAACCAACCAAAGAGTGGGATGGTTTATCTGGGCGTCTAAGCGTATCGCATGTCGCTAAAATTGAAGATCTACACAAGCGCCAAGCGTTCGTGTGTGGCCCTGACGGCTTTATGGATAATGCAAAGAAACTGCTGATTCAAATGGGGCTCAACCCTCAGCATTACCATCAAGAAGCGTTTGGTGTGGCTCAGGCGACCGAGGAAGCGGTGAAGCAACTGCAGTTAAGTGTGAACGGCTACCTGTTCGAAGGTAATAATCAATCAACCTTGCTAGAGCAAGCGGAATTGGCGGGGGTATCTATCGCTTCAAGTTGTCGTGCGGGTTTCTGTGGAGCGTGTAAAGTGACGCTTGAGTCAGGGCAAGTTCACCAACCTGATGTACCAGCGCTGCAAGAGCATGAACGTAACATGGGTCAGATATTGGCGTGTTGCAGTGTTCCGCAAACTGATATCGAAGTTGTTGATTAA
- the nadE gene encoding ammonia-dependent NAD(+) synthetase has product MEQLIRDEMRVLPSIDPHFEVTRRVEFIKTKLQQSGCKSLILGISGGVDSTTCGRLAQMAIDSLNESAGSDDYQFIAVRLPYGEQKDEDEAQLALSFIQPSQSVSVNIKAGVDGLHAASHVALEGTSLLPTDSAKIDFVKGNVKARARMIAQYEIAGYVGGLVIGTDHSAENITGFYTKHGDGACDLAPLFGLNKRQVRELAATLGAPEQLVKKVPTADLEELDPQKADEAALNLSYDQIDDFLEGKEVSQDVSDRLVGIYKATQHKRQPIPTIYD; this is encoded by the coding sequence ATGGAACAGTTAATTCGTGACGAAATGCGCGTACTACCTTCAATTGACCCTCACTTCGAAGTGACTCGTCGTGTGGAGTTTATCAAAACGAAACTTCAACAGTCAGGATGTAAATCACTGATCCTTGGTATCAGTGGTGGTGTCGACTCAACAACCTGTGGCCGCTTGGCACAGATGGCCATTGATAGCCTAAATGAAAGCGCTGGTAGCGACGACTACCAATTCATCGCGGTTCGTCTACCTTACGGTGAACAAAAAGATGAAGACGAAGCACAGCTTGCTCTCTCTTTCATTCAACCTTCTCAATCTGTTTCTGTCAACATTAAAGCGGGGGTTGATGGGCTTCACGCTGCATCTCACGTTGCTCTTGAAGGCACAAGTCTACTACCAACAGATTCAGCAAAAATCGACTTTGTGAAAGGCAACGTGAAAGCTCGTGCTCGCATGATCGCACAATACGAAATTGCTGGTTACGTTGGCGGCCTTGTGATTGGTACTGACCACTCAGCGGAAAACATCACTGGTTTCTACACTAAGCACGGTGACGGCGCATGTGATTTAGCACCACTATTTGGTTTGAACAAACGCCAAGTTCGTGAGCTTGCAGCAACGTTGGGTGCTCCAGAGCAACTTGTTAAGAAAGTACCCACTGCTGATCTAGAAGAGCTTGATCCACAGAAAGCCGATGAAGCAGCCTTGAACCTTTCTTACGATCAAATTGACGATTTCCTTGAAGGCAAAGAAGTGTCTCAAGACGTATCCGATCGCTTAGTTGGCATCTACAAAGCAACACAGCACAAGCGTCAACCAATCCCAACGATCTACGATTAA
- a CDS encoding nicotinate-nicotinamide nucleotide adenylyltransferase, translating to MEKIAIFGSAFNPPSLGHKSVIDSLAHFDKILLVPSIAHAWGKEMLDFDTRCQLVNAFISDLSLDRVELSLVEKSLFTPGESVTTYAVLSALQKLHRDAELTFVIGPDNFFKFSSFYKSDEITEQWSVMACPEKVKIRSTDIRNALISGSDVAKLSTKSVTKILQDSGLYTIM from the coding sequence ATGGAAAAAATAGCCATTTTCGGTAGTGCGTTTAATCCGCCGAGCTTAGGGCATAAAAGTGTGATTGATTCATTGGCTCACTTTGACAAAATCCTGCTCGTTCCAAGTATTGCCCATGCTTGGGGAAAAGAGATGCTAGACTTTGATACGAGATGTCAGTTAGTTAACGCATTTATTAGCGATCTTTCATTGGATCGAGTGGAGCTTTCTTTGGTTGAAAAGAGCCTATTTACTCCTGGTGAAAGCGTCACGACTTATGCGGTGCTCAGCGCACTTCAGAAGTTACATCGTGATGCGGAACTCACGTTCGTTATAGGTCCTGACAACTTCTTTAAGTTCTCATCTTTTTATAAATCAGATGAGATTACTGAGCAGTGGTCTGTAATGGCTTGCCCTGAAAAAGTGAAAATTCGTAGTACTGATATCCGCAATGCGCTGATAAGTGGAAGCGATGTTGCAAAACTGAGTACAAAGTCAGTTACAAAGATATTGCAAGATAGTGGACTGTATACAATAATGTAG